Proteins from one Caulobacter sp. 73W genomic window:
- a CDS encoding Lrp/AsnC family transcriptional regulator: MAASRDNAPPTLDAFDRAILRLIQKDNKTPQRVIAEQVSLSAAAVQRRIAAMEASGVIARNVAIIEPEALSLAITSLVEVRLRDERAATVDAARALFRDTPEVQQCYYVTGGVSFVLVIVIRDMPAYERLTRRLFAENELVDHYSSLIALDRVKTGMELSIS; the protein is encoded by the coding sequence CGCCTTCGATCGCGCCATCCTCCGGCTGATCCAGAAGGACAACAAGACGCCCCAGCGCGTCATCGCCGAGCAGGTCAGCCTGTCGGCCGCCGCGGTCCAACGCCGGATCGCCGCCATGGAGGCCAGTGGCGTCATCGCCCGCAACGTCGCCATCATCGAGCCGGAGGCCCTGTCCCTCGCCATCACCTCCCTGGTGGAGGTGCGCCTGCGGGACGAGCGGGCGGCGACGGTCGATGCGGCCAGGGCCCTGTTCCGCGACACGCCCGAGGTGCAGCAGTGCTACTACGTGACCGGCGGGGTCAGCTTCGTCCTGGTGATCGTCATTCGCGACATGCCCGCCTATGAGCGGCTGACCCGCCGCCTGTTCGCCGAGAACGAGCTCGTGGATCACTACAGCTCCCTGATCGCGCTCGACCGGGTCAAGACCGGCATGGAGCTGTCGATCAGCTGA
- the pstS gene encoding phosphate ABC transporter substrate-binding protein PstS, translating to MRAKSILLTLAVFAGAATLAACGKSDDAGKSPGAMASGAGLSGAGATFPAPLYAKWAEDHRAETGVAINYQAIGSGGGIKQIKAKTVDFGATDKPLSQADLDAAGLFQFPTVIGGVVPIVNLPGVAAGQLKLSGALLADIYAGTVTKWSDPKIAALNAGVSIPNLPITVVHRADGSGTTFLFTTYLSARSPAWKDKVGASDAVSWPAGQGGKGNDGVSAFVRQTPGSIGYVEYAFAKQNNLAHAQLQSKDGSTFLNPSAESFAAAAAGADWKTAPVLIDQDGAGAWPISGATFILVQKQPANAAKQAQVLKFFEWAYAKGDASASALAYVPLPAEVKALVLEQLKAQAPAA from the coding sequence ATGCGCGCCAAGTCGATCCTTCTCACCCTCGCCGTGTTCGCCGGCGCCGCGACCCTGGCCGCTTGCGGCAAGTCCGACGACGCAGGCAAGTCGCCCGGCGCCATGGCTTCGGGCGCGGGTCTGTCGGGCGCGGGCGCCACGTTCCCGGCGCCTCTCTACGCCAAGTGGGCGGAAGACCATCGCGCCGAGACCGGTGTCGCCATCAACTACCAGGCCATCGGCTCGGGCGGCGGCATCAAGCAGATCAAGGCCAAGACGGTCGACTTCGGCGCCACTGACAAGCCGCTGAGCCAGGCTGACCTGGACGCCGCCGGCCTGTTCCAGTTCCCCACCGTCATCGGCGGCGTCGTGCCGATCGTGAACCTGCCGGGCGTGGCCGCTGGTCAGCTTAAACTGAGCGGCGCCCTGCTGGCCGACATCTACGCCGGGACCGTCACCAAGTGGTCGGACCCGAAGATCGCCGCCCTGAACGCCGGCGTGAGCATCCCCAACCTGCCGATCACCGTGGTTCACCGCGCCGACGGCTCGGGCACGACCTTCCTGTTCACCACCTACCTGTCGGCCAGGAGCCCGGCGTGGAAGGACAAGGTCGGCGCCAGCGACGCCGTGTCGTGGCCGGCCGGCCAGGGCGGCAAGGGCAATGACGGCGTCTCCGCCTTCGTGCGCCAGACCCCGGGTTCGATCGGCTACGTCGAATACGCCTTCGCCAAGCAGAACAACCTAGCCCACGCCCAGCTGCAGTCCAAGGACGGCTCGACCTTCCTGAACCCGAGCGCCGAAAGCTTCGCCGCCGCCGCGGCCGGCGCTGACTGGAAGACCGCTCCGGTCCTGATCGATCAGGACGGCGCCGGCGCCTGGCCGATTTCGGGCGCGACCTTCATCCTGGTCCAAAAGCAACCTGCCAACGCCGCCAAGCAGGCCCAGGTCCTGAAGTTCTTCGAGTGGGCCTACGCCAAGGGCGACGCCTCGGCCTCGGCGCTGGCCTATGTGCCGCTGCCGGCCGAAGTGAAGGCCCTGGTGCTGGAGCAACTGAAGGCTCAGGCCCCGGCCGCCTAA
- a CDS encoding DEAD/DEAH box helicase gives MSFPPTHPALARALAAQGYENPTPIQAAVLEADAEGRDLLVSAQTGSGKTVAFGLAAAPSLLGDDETFGPAAAPLALVIAPTRELAIQVERELTWLYAQAGARIVSCVGGMDLRKQMRDLNFGAHIVVGTPGRLRDHVERDRLDLSELRVVVLDEADEMLDMGFREDLTFILDAAPETRRTLLFSATIAREIANLAKTYQRDALRIDTTNKDVPHGDIEYRAIRCAPNEVEHAVVNVLRFFESPGALVFCNTRDGVRHMHARLRERGFSVVGLSGELTQKERADALQALRDGHARVCVATDVAARGLDLPDLGLVIHADLPVNRATLLHRSGRTGRAGKKGVSVLIAPYTRRRKAEMLLDAAAVEGVWENPPTANSIRAKDKTRMLSDPLLTETASEDDLAMGRAILESRSPEEVAAALARVYRSRLPEPEDMFADGGTQEIRRGDRPEREVRERPAPEDVVWFRVNVGRAKNADPKWLIPLICRLGHVLKKDIGSIRIFDRETKFEITKEAEPKFSAAVAATSEDDIRIEPTTPPAARSEGPRGPRPERKFDGPRPERRFDGPRPERRERPKFDGPRPERAERGELPERAFDRPRGDKPRFDGPRDDAGPRKPYRGREEGDFKPKGEFKPKRDFKPRGEYDPRDEKRRSEYKPREDRGDSFRKPDFKGKSDFKAKGEFKGKSDFRKDDRPQTSFTPKTGFKAKPDGFKKPFKKGPRP, from the coding sequence ATGAGCTTTCCCCCGACCCATCCGGCCCTTGCGCGCGCCCTCGCCGCGCAGGGCTATGAGAACCCGACCCCGATCCAAGCCGCCGTGCTGGAAGCCGACGCCGAAGGCCGCGACCTGCTGGTCAGCGCCCAGACCGGCTCGGGCAAGACGGTGGCCTTCGGCCTCGCCGCGGCGCCGAGCCTGCTGGGCGACGACGAAACGTTCGGCCCCGCCGCCGCGCCCCTGGCCCTGGTCATCGCTCCGACCCGCGAACTGGCCATCCAGGTCGAGCGCGAACTGACCTGGCTGTACGCCCAGGCCGGCGCCCGCATCGTGTCCTGCGTCGGCGGCATGGATCTGCGCAAGCAGATGCGCGACCTGAACTTCGGCGCCCACATCGTGGTCGGCACGCCGGGCCGCCTGCGCGACCACGTCGAGCGTGACCGCCTGGACCTGTCGGAGCTGCGCGTCGTCGTCCTCGACGAGGCCGACGAGATGCTCGACATGGGCTTCCGCGAAGACCTGACGTTCATCCTGGACGCCGCGCCGGAAACCCGCCGCACCCTGTTGTTCTCGGCGACCATCGCGCGCGAGATCGCCAACCTGGCCAAGACCTATCAGCGCGACGCCCTGCGCATCGACACGACCAACAAGGACGTGCCGCACGGGGACATCGAGTATCGCGCCATCCGCTGCGCCCCGAACGAGGTGGAGCATGCGGTGGTCAACGTCCTGCGCTTCTTCGAGTCCCCCGGCGCCCTGGTGTTCTGCAACACCCGCGACGGCGTTCGTCACATGCACGCCCGCCTGCGCGAGCGCGGCTTCTCGGTCGTCGGCCTGTCGGGCGAACTGACCCAGAAGGAACGCGCCGACGCGCTGCAGGCCCTGCGTGACGGCCACGCCCGCGTCTGCGTCGCCACCGACGTCGCCGCGCGCGGCCTGGACCTGCCCGACCTGGGCCTGGTCATCCACGCCGATCTGCCGGTCAACCGCGCCACCCTGCTGCACCGTTCGGGCCGTACCGGCCGCGCGGGCAAGAAGGGCGTCTCGGTGCTGATCGCGCCGTACACCCGTCGCCGCAAGGCCGAGATGCTGCTGGACGCCGCCGCCGTCGAAGGCGTGTGGGAGAACCCGCCGACCGCCAACTCCATCCGGGCCAAGGACAAGACCCGGATGCTGTCCGATCCGCTGCTGACCGAGACGGCCAGCGAGGACGACCTGGCCATGGGCCGCGCCATCCTGGAAAGCCGCTCGCCTGAAGAGGTCGCCGCCGCCCTGGCGCGCGTCTACCGCTCGCGTCTGCCGGAACCGGAAGACATGTTCGCCGATGGCGGCACGCAGGAAATCCGCCGCGGCGACCGTCCCGAGCGTGAAGTCCGCGAGCGCCCGGCGCCCGAGGACGTGGTGTGGTTCCGCGTCAATGTGGGCCGCGCCAAGAACGCCGACCCCAAGTGGCTGATCCCGCTGATCTGCCGTCTGGGCCACGTCCTGAAGAAGGACATCGGCTCGATCCGCATCTTCGATCGCGAGACCAAGTTCGAGATCACCAAGGAAGCCGAGCCGAAGTTCTCGGCCGCCGTGGCCGCGACCTCGGAAGACGACATCCGCATCGAGCCGACCACCCCGCCGGCCGCCCGCAGCGAAGGCCCGCGTGGTCCGCGCCCCGAGCGCAAGTTCGACGGGCCGCGTCCGGAACGCCGCTTCGACGGTCCGCGTCCCGAGCGCCGCGAGCGTCCCAAGTTCGATGGTCCGCGCCCTGAGCGCGCCGAACGTGGCGAACTCCCGGAACGCGCCTTCGACCGTCCGCGCGGCGATAAGCCCCGTTTCGACGGCCCGCGCGACGACGCTGGTCCGCGCAAGCCGTATCGCGGCCGGGAAGAGGGCGACTTCAAGCCGAAGGGCGAGTTCAAGCCCAAGCGCGATTTCAAGCCGCGCGGCGAATACGACCCGCGCGATGAGAAGCGGCGCAGTGAGTACAAGCCCCGTGAGGATCGCGGCGACAGCTTCAGGAAGCCCGACTTCAAGGGCAAGTCGGACTTCAAGGCCAAGGGCGAGTTCAAGGGCAAGAGCGACTTCCGCAAGGATGACCGCCCGCAGACCAGCTTCACGCCGAAGACTGGCTTCAAGGCCAAGCCGGACGGCTTCAAGAAGCCGTTCAAGAAGGGCCCGCGTCCGTAA
- a CDS encoding helix-turn-helix transcriptional regulator, giving the protein MKNRLKVLRAERDWSQADLAARLEVSRQTVNALETGKYDPSLPLAFKIARLFEQSIEAIFQDEA; this is encoded by the coding sequence ATGAAGAACCGGCTCAAGGTCCTGCGGGCCGAGCGGGACTGGAGCCAGGCGGATTTGGCGGCGCGGCTGGAGGTGTCCCGCCAGACGGTCAACGCCCTGGAGACCGGCAAGTACGATCCAAGTCTTCCCCTGGCGTTCAAGATCGCGCGGCTGTTCGAACAGTCCATCGAGGCGATCTTCCAGGACGAGGCTTAG
- a CDS encoding 2'-deoxycytidine 5'-triphosphate deaminase, which yields MTDTLAAGILPCQSIEDLIAREAITSLTAFNSNQVQPASLDLRLGVRAWRVRASFLPRGRTVMERLDDVKMHELDLAAGAVLERGCVYIAEVQERLRLPAGISARGNPKSSTGRVDVFVRLLTDRGLTFDDVEAGYDGPLYIEIAPQTFSVLVRAGTRLNQLRLKQGEPPKLETRSVGVDLTADVAGFRGRRHAGVVDLDKVDGHDPRDFWEPLEPRRGELLLDPGEFYILASKDNVQIPVLQAAEMTPIDPSVGEFRVHYAGFFDPGFGTEEAGAVGSKGVLEVRSHETPFLLEDGQIVARLVYEPLTARPTRLYGEDGSHYQRQGLKLSKHFKVWK from the coding sequence ATGACCGACACCCTTGCCGCAGGCATCCTTCCCTGCCAGTCCATCGAGGACCTGATCGCCCGCGAGGCGATCACTTCGCTCACCGCTTTCAATTCCAACCAGGTCCAGCCGGCCAGCCTCGACCTGCGGCTGGGCGTGCGCGCCTGGCGGGTGAGGGCCTCGTTCCTGCCGCGCGGCCGCACGGTGATGGAGCGCCTGGACGACGTGAAGATGCACGAGCTCGACCTCGCCGCCGGCGCGGTATTGGAGCGGGGCTGCGTCTATATCGCCGAGGTGCAGGAGCGCTTGCGCCTGCCGGCCGGGATTTCGGCACGGGGCAATCCGAAAAGCTCGACCGGCCGGGTGGACGTGTTCGTGCGTCTGCTGACCGACCGGGGCCTGACTTTCGACGACGTCGAAGCCGGCTATGACGGCCCGCTCTATATCGAGATCGCGCCGCAGACCTTTTCCGTCTTGGTGCGGGCCGGCACGCGCCTGAACCAGCTGCGCCTGAAGCAGGGCGAGCCGCCGAAGCTGGAGACCCGCAGCGTCGGTGTCGACCTGACCGCCGACGTGGCCGGTTTCCGGGGCCGCCGCCACGCGGGCGTTGTCGATCTGGACAAGGTGGACGGCCACGATCCCCGCGACTTCTGGGAGCCGCTGGAGCCGCGCCGGGGCGAGCTGCTGCTCGATCCGGGCGAGTTCTACATCCTGGCGTCCAAGGACAACGTGCAGATCCCGGTGCTGCAGGCCGCCGAGATGACCCCCATCGACCCGTCGGTGGGCGAGTTCCGGGTCCACTACGCTGGCTTCTTCGATCCGGGCTTCGGCACGGAGGAGGCGGGGGCCGTCGGCTCGAAGGGCGTGCTGGAGGTCCGCAGCCACGAGACCCCCTTCCTGCTGGAAGACGGCCAGATCGTCGCGCGGCTGGTCTATGAGCCGCTGACCGCGCGCCCGACGCGTCTGTACGGCGAGGATGGCTCGCACTACCAGCGCCAGGGCCTGAAGCTGTCCAAGCACTTCAAGGTCTGGAAGTAG
- the metZ gene encoding O-succinylhomoserine sulfhydrylase, which yields MAEDPKSWNAATKLIRGGLMRSPWGETAEGLFLTQSFVYDSANGADARFAGDEPGFVYSRYANPTTAMFEQRLALLEGAEACRAVASGMAAVHVALQGLVQAGDHIVAGRALFGSCRWILSTLMPRYGVEVTYVDGPDLKAWEAAFRPNTKAVLIETPCNPLLEITDIAEVSKLARAVGAKVVVDNVFATPIFQKPLELGADVVVYSTTKHIDGQGRVLGGAILCSQELMDEAYRDLLRHTGPAISPFNAWLHLNGLATLDLRVRAQTATAAKLADIIGNHEKAQRIFYPGRSDHPQADVARKQMTGFSNLVAFDLGSRERAWAFLDALQLVDISNNLGDAKSMATHPSTTTHRSMSDEDRIAIGVTEGCVRMSVGLEDAEDLARDVERALDLA from the coding sequence ATGGCCGAAGATCCGAAATCCTGGAACGCAGCGACCAAGCTGATCCGGGGCGGCCTGATGCGCAGCCCCTGGGGTGAGACGGCCGAGGGCCTCTTCCTGACCCAGAGCTTCGTCTACGATTCGGCCAATGGGGCGGACGCCCGCTTCGCCGGGGACGAGCCGGGCTTCGTCTATAGCCGCTACGCCAACCCGACGACGGCCATGTTCGAGCAACGCCTAGCCCTGCTGGAAGGCGCCGAGGCGTGCCGCGCCGTTGCCTCGGGCATGGCGGCGGTCCACGTCGCCCTCCAGGGTCTGGTCCAGGCGGGCGATCACATCGTGGCCGGCCGCGCCCTGTTCGGCTCCTGCCGCTGGATCCTGTCGACCCTGATGCCGCGCTACGGCGTCGAGGTGACCTATGTGGACGGTCCCGACCTGAAGGCCTGGGAGGCGGCGTTCCGCCCCAACACCAAGGCCGTGCTGATCGAGACCCCCTGCAATCCCCTGCTGGAGATCACCGACATCGCGGAGGTGTCGAAGCTGGCCCGCGCCGTCGGCGCCAAGGTGGTGGTCGACAACGTCTTCGCCACGCCGATCTTCCAGAAGCCGCTCGAACTGGGCGCCGACGTGGTCGTCTATTCGACCACCAAGCACATCGACGGCCAGGGCCGCGTCCTGGGCGGGGCGATCCTGTGCAGCCAGGAGCTGATGGACGAGGCCTACCGCGACCTGCTGCGCCACACCGGGCCGGCCATCTCGCCGTTCAACGCCTGGCTGCACCTGAACGGCCTGGCGACCCTGGACCTGCGCGTCCGCGCCCAGACCGCGACCGCCGCCAAATTGGCCGACATCATCGGTAACCATGAAAAGGCCCAGCGAATCTTCTATCCGGGTCGTTCGGACCATCCGCAGGCGGATGTGGCGAGGAAGCAGATGACCGGGTTCTCCAATCTGGTCGCCTTCGATCTGGGTTCGCGCGAGCGGGCCTGGGCGTTCCTCGACGCGCTGCAGCTGGTGGACATTTCCAACAACCTCGGCGACGCCAAATCCATGGCCACTCACCCGTCCACCACCACCCACCGCTCGATGAGCGACGAGGACCGCATCGCCATCGGCGTGACCGAAGGCTGCGTGCGCATGTCCGTGGGTCTGGAGGACGCGGAGGACCTGGCGCGCGACGTCGAAAGGGCCCTCGACCTCGCATGA
- the apaG gene encoding Co2+/Mg2+ efflux protein ApaG, which produces MRRIRHKRKIDAPVYETKTRDILVRVAADYMPGHSDPDANRYFWGYMVEIENHGEETVQLVSRHWVITDAMNRVEEVRGIGVIGEQPELKPREAFRYNSGCPLPTSSGTMRGAYQMITEAGDVFEAMIPEFSLHMPDARKRMN; this is translated from the coding sequence ATGAGACGCATCCGCCACAAGCGCAAGATCGACGCCCCGGTCTATGAGACCAAGACCCGCGACATCCTCGTGCGCGTGGCGGCTGACTACATGCCCGGCCACTCCGACCCCGACGCCAACCGGTACTTCTGGGGCTACATGGTCGAGATCGAGAACCATGGCGAGGAGACGGTCCAGCTCGTCTCCCGTCACTGGGTGATCACCGACGCCATGAACCGCGTCGAGGAAGTGCGCGGCATCGGCGTGATCGGCGAGCAGCCCGAGCTGAAGCCCCGCGAGGCGTTCCGTTACAACTCCGGCTGCCCCCTGCCCACCTCGTCGGGCACCATGCGCGGCGCCTATCAGATGATCACCGAGGCCGGCGACGTGTTCGAGGCGATGATCCCCGAGTTTTCCCTGCACATGCCGGACGCCCGCAAGCGGATGAACTGA
- a CDS encoding dipeptidase, whose product MIRKALLLASAFAALSSVAHAEPTAADHAKVKAALAKSPVFDGHNDLPWALLGGYDSDPDKAGIDGDTRGKLHTDMDRLKQGGVGAQFWSVYVPANLKGPEATQAVWRQIDTARRIIERRPDRLEFARTADDVVRIEKAGKIASLYGIEGGNAIDGQLSMLREFREAGVAYMTLTHSKTLPWADSGTDAPVSDGLSPFGEEVVREMNRVGMLVDLSHVSPATMRDTLRVTRSPVIFSHSSAHGVTPHARNVPDDVLQLVAANKGVVMITFVPGFVSEKVRQWGAEKSSVETRFTALNPGDPAAVKKGVDAWVAANPEPKASSKDIADHVEHVRKVCGIDCIGLGGDFDGIESTPTDITGVESYPVLLAELSSRGWTEADLRKLTGENVLRVMRANEAVVKSLAGEKPRLLSDK is encoded by the coding sequence ATGATCCGCAAAGCCTTGCTGCTCGCCAGCGCGTTCGCCGCGCTCTCGTCTGTCGCTCATGCGGAACCGACCGCCGCCGACCACGCCAAGGTCAAGGCGGCCCTGGCCAAGAGCCCGGTCTTCGACGGCCATAACGACCTGCCCTGGGCTCTGCTGGGCGGCTACGACAGCGATCCGGACAAGGCGGGCATCGACGGCGACACCCGCGGCAAGCTGCACACCGACATGGATCGCCTGAAGCAGGGCGGCGTCGGCGCGCAGTTCTGGTCGGTCTATGTCCCGGCCAATCTGAAGGGCCCGGAGGCCACCCAGGCCGTCTGGCGCCAGATCGACACCGCCCGCCGCATCATCGAGCGCCGCCCCGACCGGCTGGAGTTCGCCCGCACCGCCGACGACGTGGTCCGCATCGAAAAGGCCGGCAAGATCGCCTCGCTGTATGGGATCGAGGGCGGCAACGCCATCGACGGACAACTGTCCATGCTGCGCGAGTTCCGCGAGGCGGGCGTGGCCTACATGACCCTGACCCACTCCAAGACCCTGCCCTGGGCCGACAGCGGCACCGACGCGCCGGTCAGCGACGGCCTGTCCCCCTTCGGCGAGGAAGTGGTTCGCGAGATGAACCGCGTCGGCATGCTGGTGGACCTGTCCCACGTCTCGCCGGCGACCATGAGGGATACGCTGCGCGTCACCCGCTCGCCGGTGATCTTCAGCCACTCCTCGGCCCACGGCGTCACGCCGCACGCCCGCAACGTGCCGGACGACGTGCTGCAGCTGGTAGCGGCCAACAAGGGCGTGGTGATGATCACCTTCGTCCCCGGCTTCGTGTCCGAGAAGGTCCGCCAGTGGGGAGCCGAGAAGTCCTCGGTCGAGACCCGCTTCACGGCCCTGAACCCCGGCGACCCCGCCGCGGTGAAGAAGGGCGTCGACGCCTGGGTCGCGGCCAACCCGGAGCCCAAGGCCAGCTCCAAGGACATCGCCGACCACGTCGAGCATGTCCGCAAGGTCTGCGGGATCGACTGCATCGGCCTGGGCGGCGACTTCGACGGCATCGAAAGCACCCCCACCGACATCACCGGCGTGGAGTCCTACCCTGTCCTGCTGGCCGAGCTGTCCTCGCGCGGCTGGACCGAGGCGGACCTGCGCAAGCTGACCGGCGAGAACGTCCTGCGGGTCATGCGCGCCAATGAAGCCGTGGTGAAGTCGCTGGCCGGAGAGAAGCCCCGCCTGCTGAGCGACAAGTAG
- a CDS encoding Hsp33 family molecular chaperone, translated as MTEITDNLVAAFSIEGHPVRGRIVRLGDAVNEVMSHHDYPEPVANLLGEACALAALVGSALKFDGRLIVQAQGDGPVAYVVCDYETDGSMRGYCRFDPERVAEVSQGFARPGAKTLLGDGVFIMTIDQGPDMDRYQGVTPIEGETLALCAEQYFAQSEQTPTRLRLAVGQVNDGSGPKWRAGGLMIQMIGGDQARGDTEASWDHVRALFETTGEDELIDPTVPAETLLYRLFHEDGVRLFEAQPLKAFCRCSPERIETVLQSFSPEERADMVEDDGKIHVTCEYCSRVYDLDPDKAG; from the coding sequence ATGACCGAAATCACCGACAACCTCGTCGCCGCCTTCTCCATCGAAGGTCACCCCGTCCGTGGCCGGATCGTCCGTCTGGGCGACGCCGTGAACGAGGTGATGAGCCATCACGACTATCCCGAGCCGGTGGCCAACCTGCTGGGCGAAGCCTGCGCGCTGGCCGCCCTGGTGGGGTCGGCCCTGAAGTTCGACGGCCGTCTGATCGTCCAGGCCCAGGGCGACGGCCCCGTGGCCTATGTCGTCTGCGACTATGAGACGGACGGCTCGATGCGCGGCTATTGCCGCTTTGACCCGGAGCGCGTGGCCGAGGTCTCGCAAGGCTTCGCGCGTCCGGGCGCCAAGACCCTGCTGGGCGACGGCGTGTTCATCATGACCATCGACCAGGGTCCCGACATGGACCGGTATCAGGGCGTCACCCCGATCGAGGGCGAGACCCTGGCCCTGTGCGCCGAGCAGTATTTCGCCCAGTCGGAACAGACCCCGACCCGCCTGCGCCTGGCCGTGGGCCAAGTGAACGACGGCTCGGGTCCGAAGTGGCGGGCCGGCGGCTTGATGATCCAGATGATCGGCGGCGACCAGGCGCGCGGCGACACCGAGGCTTCTTGGGATCACGTCCGCGCCCTGTTCGAGACCACGGGCGAGGACGAGCTGATCGACCCGACCGTGCCGGCCGAGACGCTGCTGTACCGCCTGTTCCACGAGGACGGCGTGCGCCTGTTCGAGGCTCAGCCGCTCAAGGCCTTCTGCCGCTGCTCGCCCGAGCGGATCGAGACCGTGCTGCAGTCCTTCAGCCCCGAAGAGCGGGCCGACATGGTCGAGGACGACGGCAAGATCCACGTGACCTGCGAGTACTGCTCGCGGGTCTATGATCTGGATCCGGACAAGGCGGGCTAG
- the argF gene encoding ornithine carbamoyltransferase yields MTTPRHFIDLWKLEASDLRAILEDAKARKAARKGWGQARVDADAPADGLTLAMIFEKNSTRTRFSFDAAIRQLGGAGIISTASDMQLGRGETIEDTARVLSRMVDAVMIRANFHEDVALFAQNSTVPVINGLTDKSHPCQIMADLLTFEEHRGSVEGKTIAWVGDGNNVCASFIHAAPKLGFELKIACPAVYHPDLVDLARAAEQQGRITMTDDPREAVRGADCVVADTWVSMGDVDHDERIAAFEPYQVDEALMDLAHPDGVFLHCLPAHRGEEVTDAVLDGPRSLVWDEAENRIHAQKSVLAWCFGKVG; encoded by the coding sequence ATGACCACGCCTCGCCACTTCATCGACCTCTGGAAGCTTGAGGCTTCCGACCTGCGCGCGATCCTCGAGGACGCCAAGGCCCGCAAGGCCGCGCGAAAAGGCTGGGGTCAGGCGCGCGTGGACGCCGATGCGCCGGCCGACGGCCTCACCCTGGCGATGATCTTCGAGAAGAACTCGACCCGCACCCGCTTCTCGTTCGACGCGGCGATCCGCCAGCTGGGCGGGGCGGGCATCATCTCGACCGCCTCGGACATGCAACTGGGCCGTGGCGAGACCATTGAGGACACCGCCCGCGTCCTGTCGCGCATGGTCGACGCGGTGATGATCCGCGCCAATTTCCACGAGGACGTGGCGCTGTTCGCCCAGAACAGCACCGTGCCGGTGATCAATGGCCTGACCGATAAGAGCCATCCCTGCCAGATCATGGCCGATCTGCTGACCTTCGAAGAGCATCGCGGCTCGGTCGAGGGCAAGACGATCGCCTGGGTGGGCGACGGCAACAATGTCTGCGCCAGCTTCATCCACGCCGCGCCGAAGCTGGGCTTCGAGCTGAAGATCGCCTGCCCGGCGGTCTATCATCCCGACCTGGTCGATCTGGCCCGCGCCGCCGAGCAGCAGGGCCGCATCACCATGACCGACGATCCGCGCGAAGCCGTGCGCGGCGCCGACTGCGTGGTGGCCGACACCTGGGTGTCGATGGGCGACGTGGATCATGACGAGCGCATCGCCGCCTTCGAACCCTACCAGGTCGACGAGGCGCTGATGGACCTGGCGCACCCGGACGGCGTGTTCCTGCATTGCCTGCCGGCGCACCGCGGCGAAGAGGTCACCGACGCCGTTCTGGACGGCCCGCGCTCGCTGGTCTGGGACGAGGCGGAGAACCGCATCCACGCCCAGAAGTCGGTCCTGGCCTGGTGCTTTGGCAAGGTGGGGTGA